Within Fusobacterium periodonticum ATCC 33693, the genomic segment CATTCTCTTCCTTCAAAATCAATATCTTCTATATTTAATTTAACTAACTCACCAACTCTCATTCCTGTTGAAGCTAAAATATCAATAATAGCTAAATCTCTTAGAGATTTACAATTATCTCTCATAATTTCCATTGCTTCATCAGAATAAGTTTCTTTTACTACTGTTCCTGTTTTTACTTTGTGTATTCTTCTAACAGGACTTTTTAAAATATAATCCTCTTCTTCAAGCCAAGCAAAAAAGCTTGAAAAGATTCTTCTAATATTATCTATTGTTATCTTACTTGCATTTCCTTCTTTTTGATAGTTATCCAAATATTCTCTTAAATCATTTGTTGTAATATGCTTAATAGATTTATCTATTTTTTTAAATAAATTTTCTATAGTTGCCTTGTAGTATTTTAGTGATTTTCTTGAACAACCTTCAACATGTTTAGCTGATAGGAAAGCTTCTAAATATTCAATGTTTTGCTTTTCATCTCTATCAGCACCTTCTTTTTTTACAATCTCTAAGTCATACAAGTAATGTGCAAGTACCTTGTGTAATTTTTCCATTTGCCCATTTGTTAATGTAGAAGACATAGCTTGTTTTATGTCTAAAATTAAAGTATCTACCATCTTTGTACCTCCTAAAAAATCTGATACTTTAATTTTAACATACTTCTATATTTGTAAATTTGCAGATTTTTTAAAAGCTAGAATCCTCTTTTTTTCTTCTTCTATCAATGGTTCTACTAAAGATATAAAAGCTTCAATATCTTGATTTCTTAAAATATTCATATATTTAGATCTATTTTCTACTGTAATAACAAAAGGAGTTAAGTTATTTTCTAACATTAAAGCAAGCATTATTAATCTTCCTGTGCGTCCATTTCCATCAGAAAAAGGATGTATTCTTTCAAACTTTATGTGATATTCAAGAATTATTTTTAATTTCTCAATATCAGAATTAGAATTTTTTAATTGAAAGTTCATATTTTCAAACCATTCATTCATTTTATATGGTGTTTCACTTGGGCTTGCTGTTTCGAAATTTGCTCCTCTTATATAGTTATAATCAGTTTTAAAATTTCCAGCATTATGATTTAATCTATTTAATAGAATCTTATTAATTTCTTTTAT encodes:
- the xerA gene encoding site-specific tyrosine recombinase/integron integrase, which produces MVDTLILDIKQAMSSTLTNGQMEKLHKVLAHYLYDLEIVKKEGADRDEKQNIEYLEAFLSAKHVEGCSRKSLKYYKATIENLFKKIDKSIKHITTNDLREYLDNYQKEGNASKITIDNIRRIFSSFFAWLEEEDYILKSPVRRIHKVKTGTVVKETYSDEAMEIMRDNCKSLRDLAIIDILASTGMRVGELVKLNIEDIDFEGRECVVFGKGDKERKVYFDARTKIHLHNYLKTRDDDNSALFVSLLKPHKRLQISGVEIMLRQLGRKLNITKVHPHKFRRTLATKAIDKGMPIEQVQQLLGHQKIDTTLQYAMVSQNNVKISHRKYIG
- a CDS encoding Fic family protein — encoded protein: MRKIKILEQFTEEYIDDLNVRMTHHSNAIEGNTLTLNETATIILDDTIPNAMSKREFLEVLNHSDALKFLLAELQNNVVDIYMIKEINKILLNRLNHNAGNFKTDYNYIRGANFETASPSETPYKMNEWFENMNFQLKNSNSDIEKLKIILEYHIKFERIHPFSDGNGRTGRLIMLALMLENNLTPFVITVENRSKYMNILRNQDIEAFISLVEPLIEEEKKRILAFKKSANLQI